One genomic window of Pseudanabaena sp. FACHB-2040 includes the following:
- a CDS encoding PAS domain-containing protein, translated as MVVGNPFKKYAAIRIVLVYAFTSACWILVSDYFLEKIVSNELLLTQLQTLKGWFFVLATSGILYGLLQTNQRSQHKSYTLLQKVVEGTTDAIFVKDRRGRYIMVNSVTASILGQPVDAILNREDTALMPAEMAQQIQKADQEIMARGEPVSLEEQVLQGSQIRTFWSTKYVWRNSQGHVQGLIGIARDLTEYKQLQEERQQLIANLQAQAEDLQALHLITANAVSTLNLEELLSVLLDRLMSVTQADAAMILLSQNHSLYVRASRGLSESEITLYNSIVGEGFAGTVFQTGKPLYVEDASQDLRFRAASPMPRLTHTLLGVPLQRGTQRIGVLQLEWQNIQPYQERILHLLEIIGERCTLAILNAQLFEQTQALKERLQLQIDRMPVGCIIHDQEFRFVDWNQAAESIFGYTKAEVLGQHPFSRIVPPSAQSQVSQIFQRVVQGDMTAHCFNENQTCTGRLILCSWHNTPLLDAEGNFVGLLSMVQDVTEQKQAEEQLKRLAYFDPLTSLPRRSLFLQRLEELIEAQRNDSRRSLAVLYLDIERFKFIKYSLGHHIAEALLIAIAIERLVNAGAKVVAFDVLFTTNSAYGPSDDQQFAQILNQYGDRVVLGSTFSSTDLNQGDLSRPNLPIPILLNTPATTGLVQFPIEIDGRIHRQGSQYISDLAKSNADIDSTSTIDSEIDSVKSFAESVLAVAEIDYPAPPGPYINYSGPHRTFEHIPFWYVLDSDPWTNYLQSGTVFKDKIVIIGATAGSLQDFWAAPFSQTFFYPKPLSGVEILANDIATLQAGTALREGLPQPWMRGLLILATGCGYGLLLRQLKRPTARLALTVSSAGLWLGLGFVVFSQAGVVLPTATPIIAFLTMGGAYLITNVVTEQISKQRLRKTLAFYATSPIVQEIISQQEDFHDLLKAREEEVIGLLLQDRYQVIKLLGSGGFGETYVAQDTQRPGSPTCVVKQLKIISDDPKAHILARRLFTAEAETLEQLGHHDQIPRLLASFEAHYSFYLVEEMIEGRLLRDELASRTPKSQLYVLSLLKDILPVVTFVHSQNVIHRDIKPSNLIRRKSDKRLVLIDFGAVKQISNKLTDTYAQVTSTIGIGTQGYMPSEQSAGMPKLNSDLYAIGITAIEALTGLPPYALQRDKFGEVIWKHAVSTLNSEFANILTQLVRYDFTERYQSSEEVLADLLAVEQQLQNEASAEELEAFNNPSEDIADLYTKPEESEIEESEIIDSSTCVLPDGWNVEEEVDETVKLES; from the coding sequence ATGGTTGTCGGGAATCCTTTTAAGAAATACGCAGCTATCCGTATCGTTTTGGTTTATGCCTTTACTAGCGCGTGTTGGATACTAGTTTCTGATTATTTTCTCGAAAAAATCGTCTCCAATGAGTTACTACTGACCCAACTGCAAACTTTGAAGGGTTGGTTCTTTGTCCTAGCCACTAGCGGCATTCTGTACGGACTGTTGCAGACCAACCAGCGTTCTCAGCATAAAAGCTATACCTTGCTGCAAAAAGTCGTGGAGGGCACCACCGACGCGATTTTTGTCAAAGACCGCCGAGGTCGCTACATTATGGTGAATTCGGTAACAGCCTCGATTCTAGGTCAGCCTGTAGACGCCATTTTGAATCGGGAGGATACAGCCCTTATGCCTGCAGAAATGGCTCAGCAGATCCAAAAAGCCGATCAGGAGATCATGGCTAGGGGTGAGCCGGTCAGTTTAGAAGAGCAGGTTTTACAGGGCTCCCAGATCAGGACTTTTTGGTCAACCAAGTATGTCTGGCGCAATTCTCAGGGGCATGTACAGGGCCTGATCGGCATTGCTCGCGATTTGACTGAATACAAGCAGTTGCAGGAAGAGCGGCAGCAGCTCATCGCCAATCTGCAGGCGCAGGCTGAAGATCTGCAGGCGCTGCATCTGATTACTGCCAACGCCGTCAGCACCCTCAATTTAGAAGAACTGCTCAGTGTCCTGCTAGATCGGCTGATGTCAGTCACTCAGGCAGACGCGGCGATGATTCTACTTAGCCAAAATCACAGTCTCTACGTTCGCGCTAGTCGGGGGTTGTCTGAGTCCGAAATCACGCTTTACAACAGCATTGTGGGAGAGGGATTTGCCGGAACTGTCTTTCAGACCGGTAAACCGCTCTATGTAGAAGATGCTAGCCAGGATTTGCGCTTTAGAGCCGCTAGCCCGATGCCGCGCTTAACCCACACTTTGCTGGGCGTGCCTTTGCAAAGAGGTACCCAGCGCATTGGGGTGCTACAGCTTGAGTGGCAAAACATCCAGCCCTATCAGGAGCGGATTTTGCACTTGCTGGAAATTATTGGTGAGCGGTGTACGCTGGCAATTCTCAATGCACAGCTGTTTGAGCAAACGCAGGCTTTGAAGGAACGGCTGCAGCTACAGATCGACCGGATGCCGGTGGGCTGCATTATTCACGATCAGGAATTCCGCTTTGTCGACTGGAACCAAGCAGCTGAGTCTATTTTTGGTTACACCAAAGCAGAAGTCTTGGGTCAGCACCCCTTCAGCCGAATTGTGCCGCCTTCAGCCCAATCTCAGGTCAGTCAGATCTTTCAGCGAGTTGTCCAGGGGGACATGACGGCCCACTGTTTTAATGAAAACCAGACCTGCACCGGTCGGCTAATTTTGTGCAGCTGGCACAACACCCCCTTGCTAGACGCAGAAGGCAACTTTGTCGGGCTGCTATCGATGGTGCAGGATGTGACGGAGCAGAAGCAGGCAGAGGAACAGCTTAAGCGGCTGGCCTACTTTGACCCGCTGACTAGCTTGCCCCGCCGCAGTCTTTTTCTGCAGCGGCTAGAGGAGCTAATCGAGGCGCAGCGCAACGATAGCCGCCGTTCCCTGGCTGTGCTGTATCTGGATATAGAGCGGTTTAAGTTTATTAAATACAGTTTGGGGCACCACATTGCTGAGGCGCTGCTGATTGCGATCGCAATCGAGCGCCTAGTCAATGCCGGAGCCAAAGTTGTTGCTTTCGATGTTCTTTTCACTACTAACAGCGCTTATGGACCCAGCGACGACCAGCAGTTCGCCCAAATCTTAAACCAGTACGGCGATCGCGTTGTCCTTGGCTCAACCTTCAGCAGCACAGACCTAAACCAGGGCGACCTATCCCGGCCCAACCTACCCATTCCGATTCTCCTCAACACGCCCGCAACAACCGGACTCGTCCAATTCCCCATTGAAATCGATGGGCGCATTCACAGACAGGGTAGCCAGTACATTAGCGACTTAGCCAAATCCAACGCAGACATCGACAGCACCAGCACTATCGACAGCGAAATTGACTCCGTCAAAAGTTTTGCCGAGAGTGTCTTAGCTGTAGCCGAGATCGATTATCCTGCCCCACCTGGTCCCTACATCAACTACTCCGGCCCCCACCGCACCTTTGAGCACATCCCGTTCTGGTACGTGCTCGATTCCGATCCCTGGACTAACTACCTCCAGTCCGGCACAGTTTTTAAAGACAAGATCGTCATCATTGGTGCTACAGCAGGCAGCCTGCAAGACTTCTGGGCTGCCCCCTTCTCCCAAACCTTCTTCTACCCCAAGCCCCTCTCAGGCGTCGAAATCCTAGCCAACGACATCGCTACTCTACAAGCCGGTACTGCCCTCCGAGAAGGATTGCCCCAACCCTGGATGCGAGGGCTTTTAATCCTGGCAACAGGCTGCGGGTACGGCCTCTTGTTACGTCAGCTCAAGCGCCCAACGGCTCGTTTAGCGCTAACAGTTTCCAGCGCTGGCCTGTGGTTGGGGCTAGGCTTTGTAGTCTTCTCTCAGGCTGGAGTCGTGCTGCCTACAGCCACCCCTATCATTGCTTTTTTGACCATGGGTGGAGCCTACCTCATCACAAATGTAGTGACCGAGCAAATCAGCAAACAGCGGCTGCGCAAGACCCTAGCCTTCTATGCAACTTCACCTATTGTTCAGGAGATCATTAGTCAGCAGGAAGACTTTCACGACCTGCTCAAGGCCCGCGAAGAAGAAGTCATCGGTCTGCTGCTGCAAGATCGCTACCAAGTTATCAAACTACTGGGATCAGGCGGATTTGGGGAAACCTACGTCGCCCAAGACACCCAGCGTCCCGGTTCGCCAACCTGCGTAGTCAAGCAGCTCAAAATCATCAGCGATGACCCCAAAGCCCACATCCTGGCCCGCAGACTCTTCACCGCAGAAGCCGAGACCTTAGAACAGTTGGGCCACCACGATCAAATTCCTCGACTGCTAGCCTCTTTTGAAGCTCACTACTCCTTCTATCTGGTAGAAGAAATGATTGAAGGGCGTCTGCTTCGAGATGAGCTAGCCTCCCGTACGCCCAAATCCCAGCTCTATGTCCTCAGCTTGCTCAAAGACATCCTGCCAGTTGTGACCTTTGTTCACAGCCAGAATGTTATTCACAGAGACATCAAACCTTCTAACCTAATCCGTCGCAAATCCGATAAGCGCCTAGTGCTAATTGACTTTGGTGCAGTCAAACAAATCTCCAACAAGCTCACTGATACCTATGCTCAAGTAACCTCCACCATTGGTATTGGCACGCAAGGGTACATGCCCAGCGAACAGTCTGCCGGAATGCCTAAATTAAACAGTGACCTCTATGCTATTGGCATTACCGCTATCGAAGCCCTAACTGGACTCCCTCCCTATGCCTTACAGCGAGATAAATTTGGTGAGGTGATTTGGAAGCACGCTGTCTCCACGCTTAATTCAGAATTCGCCAACATCCTGACCCAACTTGTGCGCTACGACTTCACAGAAAGGTACCAAAGCAGTGAGGAGGTGCTGGCAGATCTACTTGCCGTTGAGCAGCAGCTTCAAAACGAAGCCTCAGCAGAAGAGCTCGAAGCCTTCAACAACCCTTCTGAAGATATTGCAGACCTATATACAAAACCTGAAGAAAGCGAAATCGAGGAAAGCGAAATCATAGACAGCAGCACCTGCGTCTTACCCGATGGCTGGAACGTGGAAGAAGAGGTGGATGAAACCGTTAAGCTAGAGAGTTAA
- a CDS encoding DUF58 domain-containing protein: MVPTTRTYGLLLALGVIATLQSTFSDGPSRLGLAIFTLLVLDGAVLLAMVWDGWQVRSQRAQITRSPLHRLSIGRDNPLTLTLQPGSRAAELRIYDHYPAEFEGTPMPLVASIPVGQPAELTYTVNPKHRGEYAWGDLQVQQRGPLGLAWADWRLPLAGTVAVYPDLIGLRQLSIRLALQSTGTLRQQRQLGVGTEFAELREYGTGDDPRFIDWKATARHSAPLVRVLEPEREQTLIVLLDRGRLMTAQVQGLSRFDWGLNAALALALAGIHRGDRVGIGVFDRTLHSWLPPKGGQPYLQQMIERLTPLQPVLLESDYLGAVTQIVKQQHRRALVVVLTDVVDQTASAELLSALVRLRPRYLPFCVTLRDPEVDRRAQTFQTQVGEAYSRAVALDLLAQRQAVFTRLQQRGVLVLDAPANRITDPLVEAYLRIKNRSRL, from the coding sequence ATGGTTCCTACAACCCGCACCTACGGACTGCTACTGGCGTTGGGTGTGATCGCAACCCTACAGTCCACCTTTTCTGATGGCCCCAGTCGGTTAGGGCTAGCTATTTTCACCCTGCTGGTGTTAGACGGAGCCGTGCTATTGGCAATGGTTTGGGATGGCTGGCAAGTGCGCTCCCAGCGGGCACAGATTACCCGCTCCCCCCTACACCGGCTCTCCATTGGGCGAGACAATCCCCTGACGCTGACCCTGCAGCCAGGTTCCAGAGCAGCTGAGCTAAGAATCTATGACCACTACCCGGCCGAATTTGAGGGCACGCCCATGCCCCTAGTAGCGAGCATCCCAGTGGGGCAGCCAGCAGAGCTAACCTATACCGTCAACCCCAAACATCGGGGAGAGTATGCCTGGGGCGATCTGCAGGTACAGCAGCGGGGGCCGTTGGGCCTGGCCTGGGCCGACTGGAGGCTGCCGCTAGCGGGCACAGTTGCTGTCTACCCCGACCTAATTGGCCTGCGCCAGCTCTCTATTCGGCTGGCGCTACAGTCGACCGGCACCCTGCGGCAGCAGCGTCAGCTCGGTGTTGGCACCGAATTTGCTGAGCTGCGGGAGTACGGCACCGGCGACGACCCCCGCTTTATCGACTGGAAAGCCACCGCCCGCCACAGCGCTCCCCTAGTCCGGGTTCTGGAACCAGAGCGAGAGCAAACCCTGATCGTGCTGCTAGATCGAGGTCGCCTGATGACCGCGCAAGTCCAGGGCCTGTCCCGCTTTGACTGGGGCCTCAATGCTGCCCTAGCCCTAGCTCTGGCAGGCATTCATCGGGGCGATCGCGTCGGCATAGGCGTGTTTGATCGCACGCTTCACAGTTGGCTGCCGCCCAAAGGAGGCCAGCCCTATCTGCAGCAAATGATCGAGCGGCTAACGCCGCTTCAGCCAGTGCTGCTGGAGTCCGACTACCTAGGGGCAGTTACCCAAATCGTAAAACAGCAGCACCGCCGCGCCCTAGTAGTAGTGCTCACCGATGTTGTAGACCAAACTGCCTCAGCAGAGCTGCTGTCAGCGCTGGTGAGGCTGCGACCCCGTTATCTACCCTTCTGCGTCACCCTGCGCGATCCCGAAGTAGACCGGCGGGCCCAAACTTTTCAGACTCAGGTAGGTGAGGCTTACTCGCGAGCAGTGGCCTTAGATCTACTGGCCCAGCGGCAGGCCGTCTTTACCCGCCTGCAGCAGCGGGGCGTCTTAGTGCTAGATGCGCCCGCTAACCGGATCACCGATCCTCTGGTCGAGGCTTACCTTCGCATCAAAAACCGCAGCCGATTGTAA
- a CDS encoding MoxR family ATPase, whose product MNEPQAAINRIGQTLSQVVVGQTALVEQLLVALLAGGHVILEGVPGTGKTLLVKVISQLIQADFCRVQLTPDILPSDILGTNIFDLTSRSFNLKQGPVFTQVLLADEVNRTPPKTQAALLEAMEEQQVTLDGKSYPLPDLFWVVATQNPLEFEGTYPLPEAQLDRFLFKLMVPYPDPAAEKQMLLNAQAGFEAKRLDLAKLKPITTAAEIVAARQAIKAVTVQESILDYLLALVQKTRQHADLDLGTSPRAAVLWLQSSKAHAWLQGRDYITPDDVKAVAPPLLRHRLILGAEAQLDGLTVEKVIRGLLDGIPVPR is encoded by the coding sequence ATGAATGAGCCCCAAGCCGCCATTAACCGCATCGGTCAAACCCTGAGCCAGGTGGTAGTGGGTCAAACGGCGCTGGTAGAGCAGCTGCTGGTTGCCCTGTTGGCAGGTGGCCACGTAATTTTAGAAGGCGTTCCCGGTACCGGCAAAACCTTGCTGGTCAAGGTCATTTCTCAGCTAATTCAGGCCGATTTTTGCCGAGTTCAACTCACCCCTGATATCTTGCCCTCCGACATTTTGGGCACCAACATTTTTGACCTCACCAGCCGCAGTTTCAACCTCAAGCAGGGGCCTGTGTTTACCCAGGTACTGCTGGCCGATGAGGTTAACCGCACCCCGCCCAAAACCCAGGCGGCCTTGCTAGAAGCGATGGAAGAGCAGCAGGTAACGTTAGACGGCAAGAGCTACCCCTTGCCCGATCTGTTTTGGGTGGTCGCAACCCAAAACCCCCTGGAGTTTGAGGGCACCTACCCTCTACCAGAGGCTCAGCTCGATCGCTTTTTGTTTAAGCTAATGGTGCCCTACCCTGACCCTGCGGCCGAAAAACAAATGCTGCTCAACGCCCAAGCCGGATTTGAGGCCAAGCGCTTAGACTTAGCCAAGCTAAAGCCGATCACGACGGCTGCTGAGATCGTGGCCGCCCGTCAGGCAATTAAGGCCGTCACTGTGCAGGAGAGCATTTTGGACTACCTGCTAGCGCTGGTGCAAAAGACCCGTCAGCACGCGGATCTGGATCTGGGCACCTCACCTCGGGCAGCAGTACTGTGGCTGCAAAGCAGCAAAGCCCATGCCTGGCTGCAGGGCAGAGACTACATCACGCCAGACGACGTCAAGGCCGTAGCGCCTCCCCTGCTGCGACATCGGTTGATCCTAGGCGCAGAAGCACAGCTCGATGGACTCACCGTCGAAAAGGTAATTCGGGGCCTGCTTGATGGCATTCCGGTACCCCGGTGA
- a CDS encoding DUF4350 domain-containing protein yields MTAPLRLSNRYLWIGLIFLVLLAFLSFLAAPASNRLTSGSSWNQGPDGYSAWYDYMAQQGTPLQRWQRPVEDLIKQLAETSAPDAPATLVQVNSGFIQPGALYPLRPWLSDWAEAGHHVIILGQQEPATAAPFATQQASPAGLITVETRRRASLSEARQPLLADDYGAIAWQRPEGNGLVTVIVTPHLAANAYQADPGNFPFLADVVTQAGGPIWVDEYLHGYKEADVVVEEAGDSWISYLAQTPLVVIVTQLVLVGLVALVAQNRRFGVKQRLKRPVVDNSEAYIAALAGALHKAGSHDFVTTTLSKAERLTLQKTLGLGEGPVPDAALQTAWTQSTGEAAQELTSLVEPPTRLQRDQELAAWLQRLQTLHQSILKRNPAP; encoded by the coding sequence ATGACCGCACCGCTGCGGCTGTCTAACCGTTATCTGTGGATTGGCCTGATCTTTCTGGTACTGCTGGCGTTTTTGTCTTTTTTAGCGGCTCCTGCCAGCAACCGACTGACCAGCGGCTCTAGCTGGAACCAAGGCCCCGATGGCTACAGTGCCTGGTATGACTACATGGCTCAGCAGGGAACGCCATTGCAGCGGTGGCAGCGCCCAGTCGAAGACCTGATCAAGCAGCTGGCAGAAACCTCAGCGCCCGACGCCCCGGCAACTTTGGTACAGGTAAATTCTGGGTTTATCCAGCCTGGAGCGCTGTACCCGCTGCGGCCCTGGCTCTCGGACTGGGCCGAGGCGGGTCACCATGTGATAATTTTGGGCCAACAGGAACCGGCTACAGCCGCTCCGTTTGCCACCCAGCAGGCCAGCCCAGCGGGGTTAATTACAGTTGAGACGCGGCGACGGGCTAGCCTATCTGAGGCCCGGCAGCCGCTACTGGCCGATGACTATGGTGCGATCGCATGGCAGCGCCCCGAGGGCAACGGCCTAGTCACCGTCATTGTCACCCCCCATCTAGCCGCAAATGCTTACCAGGCTGACCCTGGCAATTTCCCTTTTTTAGCCGACGTCGTGACTCAGGCGGGCGGCCCTATTTGGGTAGACGAGTATCTGCACGGCTACAAAGAGGCCGATGTGGTAGTTGAAGAAGCCGGCGACAGCTGGATCAGCTACCTGGCTCAGACCCCTCTGGTCGTGATTGTTACCCAGCTGGTACTGGTGGGGTTAGTGGCGCTGGTGGCGCAAAACCGTCGGTTTGGCGTTAAGCAGCGGCTTAAAAGACCCGTTGTAGACAACAGCGAGGCCTATATTGCGGCCCTAGCCGGAGCGCTTCACAAAGCAGGTAGCCACGATTTTGTCACCACAACCCTGAGTAAAGCTGAGCGGCTGACCCTACAGAAAACGCTGGGGCTAGGAGAAGGGCCTGTACCCGATGCCGCCTTACAAACAGCCTGGACTCAGTCAACTGGAGAGGCCGCCCAGGAACTGACTAGCCTGGTCGAACCTCCCACCCGCCTACAGCGCGACCAAGAGCTAGCTGCCTGGCTGCAGCGCCTGCAAACCCTACACCAATCCATCCTCAAGAGGAATCCCGCTCCATGA
- a CDS encoding DUF4129 domain-containing protein yields the protein MVAGSYNINTPGWQIRKTVRQFQEWFEYQFSKVDLEGPDLPQWSWPAGLARGLFWVLVVGLGLWLSWLLYRAILASWQKRQARQAAQPATRSVPTPEVRSAQAWWREANALAQAGQYRAACRALYLAALQKLHEQQQIVYDPSRTDGEYLQTLAQAPRGRPYELLIRTHERSEFGNATVSAETYQRCRQAYQEIDRP from the coding sequence ATGGTCGCAGGCTCCTACAACATTAATACTCCTGGCTGGCAGATCCGAAAAACGGTTCGGCAGTTTCAGGAATGGTTTGAGTACCAGTTCTCTAAAGTTGATCTAGAAGGGCCAGACTTGCCCCAGTGGAGCTGGCCTGCAGGCTTGGCCAGAGGACTGTTTTGGGTTTTGGTTGTAGGTCTAGGTCTGTGGCTGAGCTGGCTGCTGTACCGGGCAATCTTGGCCTCCTGGCAAAAGCGGCAGGCGCGCCAAGCTGCTCAGCCAGCTACCCGATCAGTGCCCACCCCCGAGGTTCGATCTGCCCAGGCGTGGTGGCGCGAAGCCAATGCCCTAGCCCAAGCCGGACAATACCGGGCGGCCTGCCGCGCCCTCTATCTAGCCGCCCTACAAAAGCTGCATGAGCAGCAGCAAATTGTTTACGACCCTAGCCGCACCGATGGCGAATACCTTCAGACCCTAGCCCAGGCACCCAGAGGCCGCCCCTACGAGCTGCTGATCCGCACCCATGAGCGCAGCGAGTTTGGCAATGCCACCGTCTCAGCTGAAACCTATCAGCGCTGCCGCCAGGCATATCAGGAGATTGATCGACCATGA
- a CDS encoding EamA family transporter yields the protein MKILHFLKGLLPVLTSLLFAGSFVAGKYTTLDLGPLTTSLLRYLIAALTLGLLVRYSASPADLKIERRDWLPMGLLGSFGVVGYHYFFFASLSHTAVANTAIINAFNPVVTGLLAAAFIGERLRLRQYGGGAIALLGVLTLLTQGHLLRLLELRLNRGDLLMLGAVFCWAIYALLIKQLSQRHSGLIITFYAALSGVVQLLVLAGLEYWWQQLATLSLASFLSLLYMGTAASGLGYLLFNLSIQRIGPTRTASVVYSSVPVFVAGLAWLFFREPVTPVMLSSMGLILVGMNFVLR from the coding sequence GTGAAGATTCTCCATTTCCTCAAAGGGCTGCTGCCCGTTCTGACTAGCCTGCTGTTTGCGGGCAGTTTCGTTGCTGGTAAATATACGACTCTAGACTTGGGGCCGCTGACGACGTCTCTACTGCGCTATCTGATTGCGGCCCTGACTTTGGGCCTGCTGGTTAGGTACTCAGCCAGTCCTGCTGACCTGAAGATTGAGCGACGGGACTGGCTGCCGATGGGCTTGCTGGGCAGCTTTGGCGTGGTAGGCTATCACTATTTCTTTTTTGCCAGCTTGAGCCACACTGCTGTTGCCAATACGGCGATCATTAACGCGTTTAACCCAGTAGTCACAGGGCTACTGGCCGCAGCGTTTATTGGAGAGCGGCTGCGGCTGCGCCAGTATGGCGGGGGTGCGATCGCACTGCTTGGCGTACTCACCCTACTCACCCAAGGCCATCTGCTGCGCTTGCTAGAGCTACGGCTCAATCGGGGCGACCTGCTGATGCTGGGTGCCGTTTTTTGTTGGGCAATTTATGCCCTACTAATTAAGCAGCTGAGTCAGCGCCACAGCGGCCTGATCATTACCTTCTATGCTGCGCTAAGCGGGGTGGTGCAATTGCTGGTTTTGGCGGGGCTAGAGTACTGGTGGCAGCAGCTCGCCACTCTCTCTCTAGCCTCGTTTCTATCTTTGCTCTATATGGGGACGGCGGCTTCGGGCTTGGGCTATCTGCTGTTTAATCTCAGCATTCAGCGCATCGGCCCAACGCGCACCGCCAGCGTGGTCTACAGCAGTGTGCCGGTGTTTGTCGCAGGGCTGGCCTGGCTCTTTTTCCGCGAACCGGTCACCCCTGTCATGCTGTCTAGCATGGGGCTAATTTTGGTCGGCATGAATTTTGTGCTGCGGTGA
- a CDS encoding M20/M25/M40 family metallo-hydrolase produces the protein MPFFPRQGLLWGVCAIAAPIMGAIPAQAATLGIGATAAQETYYLSEFLAGRSIGTAKEAETVDYLSERLSSFGYTPELQPFTYTFRGQQFTSYNVIAERQGTSSKQIILGAHYDTAPSSATLDRSGLEGTNDNASGVGVLLELAERLQQDTNLTVKFVFFGAEEIGLIGSEYYANSLSPEEIRNTAVMVNLDSLVLGDKLYLHAGRGAAENPDWFRFRDLTLEIAEEYGIAAETNPGLNPNYPAGTGCCSDLESFDLLMPVVAAEATNWDIGDLDGYTQTSNPAIPNGATWHIPALDNREVITTVFPGLIEQRTRDYTLIFDTFIDRVDADRTIVPEPTSFIGLVVGAGSGYLMLRRRRSAVK, from the coding sequence ATGCCGTTTTTCCCTCGTCAAGGTCTTTTGTGGGGCGTGTGTGCGATCGCAGCACCGATCATGGGAGCAATCCCGGCCCAAGCCGCTACTTTGGGTATCGGTGCCACCGCCGCTCAAGAAACTTACTACCTATCCGAATTTTTAGCTGGCCGCAGCATCGGCACCGCCAAGGAAGCCGAAACTGTTGATTACCTCAGTGAGCGACTCAGCTCCTTTGGCTACACGCCAGAACTGCAGCCCTTTACCTACACCTTTCGAGGTCAGCAGTTCACCTCCTACAACGTCATTGCCGAGCGGCAGGGCACCTCATCCAAGCAAATCATCCTAGGAGCCCACTACGATACAGCTCCCAGCAGCGCTACGCTTGATCGCTCTGGTCTAGAGGGCACCAACGACAATGCCTCTGGAGTCGGTGTGCTGCTAGAGCTAGCCGAGCGGCTGCAGCAAGACACCAATCTCACCGTTAAGTTTGTCTTCTTTGGGGCCGAAGAAATTGGCCTGATCGGCTCTGAGTACTATGCCAACAGCCTCAGTCCCGAGGAAATCCGTAACACTGCAGTAATGGTCAACCTCGACAGCTTGGTTCTAGGCGACAAACTGTATCTCCATGCCGGTCGTGGGGCAGCCGAAAACCCCGACTGGTTTAGATTCCGCGATTTGACCCTAGAGATTGCTGAGGAGTACGGCATTGCCGCTGAAACCAACCCCGGCCTCAATCCCAATTACCCCGCCGGAACGGGCTGCTGCAGCGACCTAGAGTCATTTGACTTGCTCATGCCGGTCGTCGCAGCAGAGGCGACAAACTGGGATATCGGCGATCTAGACGGCTACACCCAGACCAGCAACCCCGCCATTCCAAATGGAGCAACCTGGCACATCCCAGCGCTCGACAACCGAGAGGTGATCACCACGGTCTTTCCAGGGCTAATCGAGCAGCGCACCCGCGACTACACCCTGATTTTCGATACGTTTATTGATCGAGTTGATGCCGATCGCACAATCGTGCCCGAACCTACTAGCTTCATTGGTCTAGTGGTGGGGGCCGGGTCAGGCTATCTGATGTTGCGACGGCGACGGAGTGCCGTGAAGTAG